In Micropterus dolomieu isolate WLL.071019.BEF.003 ecotype Adirondacks linkage group LG17, ASM2129224v1, whole genome shotgun sequence, one genomic interval encodes:
- the igsf5b gene encoding immunoglobulin superfamily member 5 isoform X1 — protein MQLFLNVFYVCLSVWTLAVGAEMKLSPETLTVLRGEETRLTCSTSNPQWTVMVWLLNGMVVLTISKENGVLPLINPNVTAEKSPISQGDSWVFVLKNTERHNQGQVTCDLQGIDRKTTSLFVQEKGSVKVLGNDMLAFKGQSILFECQAAGWFPQPTLQWQVNDKKVSQGAYNISSESGKSLFTVTSNLSVTAAKSSHVDCLASVSALPTPLKSSVRLTVVAEVLQEGNDCTVPLALTTALSALLLLLLLCICTVLWYRQRRQAKPSPQEAIWFDQSVRGRISVAGATGGKVNLGYSSEGPTDAVHNELVMETHSQMDFVSFHKMPQVPDVVSSRSLSLQSDNQAQVCLSEENTKNVRRITTV, from the exons ATGCAACTATTTCTTAATGTGTTTTAcgtctgcctctctgtttggACTTTGGCAGTTGGGGCTGAGATGAAGCTGTCGCCCGAAACACTTACCGTCCTGCGAGGAGAGGAGACCAGGCTTACCTGCAGTACCTCCAACCCCCAGTGGACCGTCATGGTGTGGCTGCTGAACGGTATGGTGGTTCTCACCATCTCCAAAGAAAATGGTGTCCTGCCCTTAATCAACCCTAATGTGACAGCCGAGAAAAGCCCTATCTCACAGGGAGACAGCTGGGTGTTTGTCCTGAAGAACACAGAGAGGCACAACCAGGGACAAGTGACCTGTGACCTCCAGGGCATTGATAGGAAAACAACAAGCCTGTTTGTACAAG AAAAGGGCAGCGTGAAAGTCTTGGGGAACGACATGTTGGCTTTTAAAGGGCAGTCAATCCTGTTTGAATGCCAAGCAGCAGGATGGTTCCCTCAACCCACTTTGCAATGGCAGGTGAATGACAAAAAG GTGAGCCAGGGTGCATACAACATCAGTAGTGAATCAGGGAAGAGTCTCTTCACTGTGACCAGCAACCTCAGTGTGACGGCAGCAAAGAGCTCTCATGTGGATTGTCTGGCCTCTGTCTCTGCCCTCCCCACACCACTGAAGAGCAGCGTCCGTCTGACAGTGG TTGCAGAGGTGCTGCAGGAAGGAAATGACTGCACAGTCCCTCTGGCGTTAACGACCGCCCTCTCTGCTcttctgctgctcctcctgctctgcATCTGCACTGTCCTCTGGTACCGACAAAGGAGACAAGCAA AACCGAGCCCACAGGAGGCAATATG GTTCGACCAATCAGTGAGGGGGAGAATCTCGGTTGCTGGGGCGACAGGGGGGAAGGTCAACCTGGGATACTCCAGTGAGGGCCCCACAG ATGCAGTTCACAATGAGCTGGTCATGGAAACTCATAGCCAGATGGACTTTGTCAGCTTTCACAAG ATGCCTCAGGTCCCCGACGTTGTGTCCTCCAGGAGCCTGTCTCTGCAAAGTGACAACCAAGCCCAGGTGTGTCTATCAGAGGAAAACACCAAGAATGTCAGGAGAATTACCacagtttaa
- the igsf5b gene encoding immunoglobulin superfamily member 5 isoform X2 — MDIFSLLVLLLSCRIQVGAEMKLSPETLTVLRGEETRLTCSTSNPQWTVMVWLLNGMVVLTISKENGVLPLINPNVTAEKSPISQGDSWVFVLKNTERHNQGQVTCDLQGIDRKTTSLFVQEKGSVKVLGNDMLAFKGQSILFECQAAGWFPQPTLQWQVNDKKVSQGAYNISSESGKSLFTVTSNLSVTAAKSSHVDCLASVSALPTPLKSSVRLTVVAEVLQEGNDCTVPLALTTALSALLLLLLLCICTVLWYRQRRQAKPSPQEAIWFDQSVRGRISVAGATGGKVNLGYSSEGPTDAVHNELVMETHSQMDFVSFHKMPQVPDVVSSRSLSLQSDNQAQVCLSEENTKNVRRITTV, encoded by the exons ATGGACATCTTTTCTCTGTTAGTGCTCCTACTTTCATGCAGGATTCAAG TTGGGGCTGAGATGAAGCTGTCGCCCGAAACACTTACCGTCCTGCGAGGAGAGGAGACCAGGCTTACCTGCAGTACCTCCAACCCCCAGTGGACCGTCATGGTGTGGCTGCTGAACGGTATGGTGGTTCTCACCATCTCCAAAGAAAATGGTGTCCTGCCCTTAATCAACCCTAATGTGACAGCCGAGAAAAGCCCTATCTCACAGGGAGACAGCTGGGTGTTTGTCCTGAAGAACACAGAGAGGCACAACCAGGGACAAGTGACCTGTGACCTCCAGGGCATTGATAGGAAAACAACAAGCCTGTTTGTACAAG AAAAGGGCAGCGTGAAAGTCTTGGGGAACGACATGTTGGCTTTTAAAGGGCAGTCAATCCTGTTTGAATGCCAAGCAGCAGGATGGTTCCCTCAACCCACTTTGCAATGGCAGGTGAATGACAAAAAG GTGAGCCAGGGTGCATACAACATCAGTAGTGAATCAGGGAAGAGTCTCTTCACTGTGACCAGCAACCTCAGTGTGACGGCAGCAAAGAGCTCTCATGTGGATTGTCTGGCCTCTGTCTCTGCCCTCCCCACACCACTGAAGAGCAGCGTCCGTCTGACAGTGG TTGCAGAGGTGCTGCAGGAAGGAAATGACTGCACAGTCCCTCTGGCGTTAACGACCGCCCTCTCTGCTcttctgctgctcctcctgctctgcATCTGCACTGTCCTCTGGTACCGACAAAGGAGACAAGCAA AACCGAGCCCACAGGAGGCAATATG GTTCGACCAATCAGTGAGGGGGAGAATCTCGGTTGCTGGGGCGACAGGGGGGAAGGTCAACCTGGGATACTCCAGTGAGGGCCCCACAG ATGCAGTTCACAATGAGCTGGTCATGGAAACTCATAGCCAGATGGACTTTGTCAGCTTTCACAAG ATGCCTCAGGTCCCCGACGTTGTGTCCTCCAGGAGCCTGTCTCTGCAAAGTGACAACCAAGCCCAGGTGTGTCTATCAGAGGAAAACACCAAGAATGTCAGGAGAATTACCacagtttaa